In Apium graveolens cultivar Ventura chromosome 10, ASM990537v1, whole genome shotgun sequence, the following are encoded in one genomic region:
- the LOC141690890 gene encoding uncharacterized protein LOC141690890: MTKWVEAKAMCTINQQDCIKFMDSIVMRFRIPIVLVSKNGPRFVSSEFEAYLKELRIKHKRSFVAHPQGNGQVEVTNKTILRALEKRLEESKKTLSDELSKVMSSYRTTPRTGTGETLFKLAYGSEARLPIEIGPSSDMVINFDEVSNIEGLKTNLEVLDEVRDRVVWRMEK, translated from the coding sequence ATGACCAAGTGGGTAGAAGCAAAGGCGATGTGCACAATCAACCAGCAAGATTGCATCAAATTCATGGACTCCATCGTGATGAGGTTCAGAATCCCGATAGTGTTGGTCTCGAAAAATGGTCCCCGGTTTGTCAGCTCAGAATTTGAAGCATATCTTAAAGAGCTCAGGATCAAACACAAGAGGTCATTTGTGGCACACCCACAAGGAAATGGACAAGTAGAAGTAACTAATAAAACCATACTCCGGGCACTCGAGAAAAGACTAGAGGAGTCCAAGAAGACTTTGTCAGATGAGCTCTCAAAGGTTATGTCATCATACAGAACCACTCCTAGAACAGGAACCGGGGAAACCCTCTTCAAACTCGCCTACGGTTCAGAGGCTAGGCTCCCAATAGAAATTGGACCCTCTTCTGACATGGTCATCAATTTTGATGAAGTGTCCAACATTGAAGGCCTAAAAACAAATCTGGAGGTGCTAGACGAAGTAAGAGACCGGGTTGTATGGAGAATGGAGAAGTAA
- the LOC141690891 gene encoding uncharacterized protein LOC141690891, producing MVKSILETIPDTTILHINIEENAKADELSKLVQNASDLSSLVYFEELQILGTKRAGILYISIPDNWMTLFIAYLKDRTLPEEKNKAKYLKYKASRFFLEDDQLYRRTFSAPTLKCVDSEEADYYLLEVHKGICGDHLAAKALAYKVIRQGH from the coding sequence ATGGTAAAAAGCATCTTGGAAACCATCCCGGATACCACCATCCTTCATATCAACATAGAAGAAAATGCCAAGGCAGATGAGCTCTCCAAGCTTGTACAAAATGCCTCAGACTTGAGCAGTTTGGTCTACTTTGAAGAACTTCAGATACTAGGCACCAAAAGGGCAGGAATCTTATACATTAGCATCCCGGACAACTGGATGACCCTTTTCATAGCATATTTGAAAGACAGGACTCTCCCAGAAGAAAAGAACAAAGCCAAGTACTTGAAATATAAAGCTTCCCGCTTTTTTCTTGAAGATGATCAACTATACAGAAGAACTTTTTCAGCACCAACTCTAAAGTGTGTGGATTCGGAGGAGGCCGACTATTATCTCTTGGAGGTCCATAAAGGCATTTGTGGAGATCACTTGGCAGCAAAGGCCTTGGCATACAAGGTCATTAGACAAGGACACTAG